A genomic region of Oryza glaberrima chromosome 1, OglaRS2, whole genome shotgun sequence contains the following coding sequences:
- the LOC127785678 gene encoding protein NRT1/ PTR FAMILY 5.10-like, giving the protein MASHAVTDALLLPRSEGAVAGAVDFRGRPASRASTGRWSAAMFVLGVEIAERFAYHGVSANLISYLTGPLGESTAGAAAAINLWSGVATMLPLLVACVADAWLGRYRTIVLASLLFVVSMGMLTLSSALPAFHGDGGGCSYTSKSLSCAPSTAQVAIFYVSLYLVALAEAGHKPCAQAFGADQFDQNDAKESVSRSSFFNWWYFGMCSGTAMTTMVSSYIQDNIGWGLGFGIPCLVMAFALAMFLLGTRNYRYYVSTQSSPFARLARAFVALIRGSKDDALAVVDDDDGGDHREELRGVLRLFPIWATCIIYAVIFSQSSTFFTKQAATLDRRIGESFRVPPAALQTFISVTIIAFIPVYDRAFVPVARRFTRASSGITMLQRIGTGLVLALAAMVVAALVEARRLGVARDAGMVDDPKAALPMSLWWMVPQYVLFGLSDVFAMIGLQEFFYDQVPDALRSLGLAFFLSIFGVGHFFSSFIISAIDGATKKSGASWFANNLNRAHLDYFYWLLAGLCAVELVAFVFVSRVYVYKKRVPHNGCDVM; this is encoded by the exons ATGGCCAGCCACGCCGTCACCGATGCGCTCCTCCTGCCGCGCTCcgagggcgccgtcgccggggcCGTCGACTTCCGCGGCCGCCCGGCCTCCCGCGCCTCCACCGGCCGCTGGTCCGCCGCAATGTTCGTCCTCG GGGTGGAGATCGCGGAGAGGTTCGCGTACCACGGCGTGTCGGCGAACCTGATCAGCTACCTGACGGGACCTCTGGGGGAgtcgacggcgggggcggcggcggcgatcaacCTGTGGAGCGGCGTCGCGACGATGCTGCCGCTGCTGGTCGCCTGCGTCGCCGACGCCTGGCTCGGCCGCTACCGCACCATCGtgctcgcctccctcctcttcgTCGTG AGCATGGGGATGTTAACCCTCTCGTCGGCGCTCCCGGCGttccacggcgacggcggcggctgcagctaCACCTCCAAGTCGCTGTCCTGCGCTCCCTCCACCGCGCAGGTGGCCATCTTCTACGTGTCGCTGTACCTGGTGGCGCTCGCCGAGGCCGGGCACAAGCCGTGCGCGCAGGCGTTCGGCGCCGACCAGTTCGACCAGAACGACGCCAAGGAGTCCGTCTCCAGGAGCTCCTTCTTCAACTGGTGGTACTTCGGCATGTGCTCCGGCACCGCCATGACCACCATGGTGTCCTCCTACATCCAGGACAACATCGGCTGGGGCCTCGGCTTCGGCATCCCCTGCCTCGTCATGGCGTTCGCCCTCGCCATGTTCTTGCTCGGGACAAGGAACTACCGCTACTACGTCTCCACCCAGTCCAGCCCCTTCGCTCGCCTCGCCAGAGCGTTCGTCGCGCTCATCAGAGGATCCAAAGACGA CGCTCTTGCCGTCGtggacgatgacgacggcggcgaccaccgaGAGGAGCTGAGAGGCGTGCTGCGGCTGTTCCCGATATGGGCGACGTGCATCATCTACGCGGTGATCTTCTCCCAGTCGTCGACGTTCTTCACGAAGCAGGCGGCGACGCTGGACCGGCGGATCGGCGAGAGCTTCAgggtgccgccggcggcgctgcaGACGTTCATCAGCGTCACCATCATCGCCTTCATCCCGGTGTACGACCGGGCGTTCGTGCCCGTGGCGCGGCGGTTCACGCGCGCGTCCTCGGGGATCACCATGCTGCAGCGGATCGGCACGGGCCTCGTGCTGGCGCTCGCCGCCATGGTCGTCGCGGCGCTGGTGGAGGCGAGGCGGCTCGGCGTCGCCAGGGACGCCGGCATGGTGGACGACCCCAAGGCGGCGCTGCCGATGAGCCTGTGGTGGATGGTGCCGCAGTACGTGCTGTTCGGGCTCTCCGACGTGTTCGCCATGATCGGCCTCCAGGAGTTCTTCTACGACCAGGTCcccgacgcgctgcgcagcctGGGGCTCGCCTTCTTCCTCAGCATATTCGGGGTGGGTCACTTCTTCAGCAGCTTCATCATCTCCGCCATTGACGGCGCCACCAAGAAGAGCGGGGCGAGCTGGTTCGCCAACAACCTCAACCGCGCCCACCTCGACTACTTCTACTGGCTCCTCGCCGGCCTCTGCGCCGTCGAGCTCGTCGCGTTCGTGTTCGTGTCGCGCGTTTACGTGTATAAGAAGAGGGTTCCTCACAACGGTTGTGATGTCATGTAG
- the LOC127753871 gene encoding protein NRT1/ PTR FAMILY 5.10-like, which produces MADHRSKLVSHLLDSGMADTVAGAVDYRGRPASRAATGGWKSSVFVMAMEIAERFAYKGVAANLITYLTGPLGQPMARAAASIDAWKGVSQMLPLPLACVADAWLGRYRAIVLASVIFVLSMGTLSMSSTFPVSRAGHVVVFYVALYMVALGEGAHKPCAQAFAADQFDEKDGAECAARSSFFNWWYFGMCAGTAVTTMVSSYVQDNVGWGLGFGIPCIVIVVSLAAFLLGTRSYRFYTARAASPVARVAKAFLTLIKSWRSNRRTNPASGGKGDGDGDAGDLVEEVKSVFRLLPIWASCIIYAIIFSQTSTFFTKQAATLDRRIGRSFNVPPAALQTFISVSIVVFIPVYDRLFVPLARRYTGRPSGITMLQRVGAGLAISLVAVVLSALVETRRLRVAAGAGMADAPKARLPMSLWWMVPQYVLVGVADVFAMIGLQEFFYDQVPDAVRSLGLALFLSIFGVGHLLSSLLISVIDGATARRAGGSWFANNLNRAHLDYFYWLLAGLCAVELVAFFLFARVYTYKKKGSDADGNGDYRGVDDDGICV; this is translated from the exons ATGGCCGATCACCGGAGCAAGCTGGTGTCTCACCTCTTGGACTCCGGCATGGCGGACACCGTCGCCGGAGCCGTCGATTACCGTGGCCGGCcggcctcccgcgccgccaccggcggctgGAAGTCGTCGGTGTTCGTCATGG CCATGGAGATTGCGGAGAGGTTCGCGTACAAGGGCGTGGCGGCGAACCTGATCACGTACCTGACCGGGCCGCTGGGGCAGCCgatggcgcgcgccgccgcgtccatcgACGCGTGGAAGGGCGTCTCCCagatgctgccgctgccgctcgcctgCGTCGCCGACGCCTGGCTCGGCCGCTACCGCGCCATCGTCCTCGCCTCCGTCATCTTCGTCCTG AGCATGGGCACGCtgtcgatgtcgtcgacgttccCGGTGTCGCGCGCCGGCCACGTCGTCGTCTTCTACGTGGCGCTGTACATGGTGGCGCTGGGCGAGGGCGCGCACAAGCCGTGTGCGCAGGCGTTCGCGGCGGACCAGTTCGACGAGAAGGACGGCGCGGAGTGCGCCGCCCGGAGCTCCTTCTTCAACTGGTGGTATTTCGGCATGTGCGCCGGCACCGCCGTCACCACCATGGTGTCCAGCTACGTGCAGGACAACGTCGGCTGGGGCCTCGGCTTCGGCATCCCCtgcatcgtcatcgtcgtctccCTCGCCGCGTTCCTCCTCGGCACCCGCTCGTACAGGTTCTACACAGCCAGGGCGGCCAGCCCCGTCGCCCGCGTCGCCAAGGCGTTCTTGACATTGATCAAGAGCTGGAGATCAAACCGTCGCACCAA tccggcgagcggcggcaaaggagacggcgacggcgacgccggtgaCCTCGTGGAGGAGGTGAAGAGCGTGTTCCGGCTGCTGCCGATATGGGCGTCGTGCATAATCTACGCGATAATCTTCTCCCAGACGTCGACGTTCTTCACCAAGCAGGCGGCGACGCTGGACCGGCGGATCGGCCGGAGCTTCAacgtgccgccggcggcgctgcaGACGTTCATCAGCGTCAGCATCGTCGTCTTCATCCCGGTGTACGACCGCCTCTTcgtgccgctcgcccgccgctaCACGGGGAGGCCGTCGGGGATCACCATGCTGCAGAGGGTGGGCGCCGGCCTCGCCATctccctcgtcgccgtcgtcctgtCCGCGCTCGTGGAGACGCGgcgcctccgcgtcgccgccggcgccggcatggCGGACGCCCCCAAGGCGCGGCTCCCGATGAGCCTGTGGTGGATGGTGCCGCAGTAcgtgctcgtcggcgtcgccgacgTGTTCGCCATGATCGGCCTTCAGGAGTTCTTCTACGACCAGGTCCCCGACGCCGTGCGCAGCCTCGGCCTCGCGCTGTTCCTCAGCATCTTCGGCGTCGGCCACCTCCTCAGCAGCCTCCTCATCTCGGTGAtcgacggcgcgacggcgaggcgcgccGGTGGCAGCTGGTTCGCCAACAACCTCAACCGCGCACACCTCGACTACTTCTACTGGCTCCTCGCCGGCCTCTGCGCCGTCGAGCTCGtcgccttcttcctcttcgCGCGGGTGTACACCTACAAGAAGAAGGGCAGCGATGCTGATGGCAATGGTGATTACAGGGGAGTTGATGATGATGGCATCTGCGTGTAA